In the genome of Gloeotrichia echinulata CP02, one region contains:
- a CDS encoding Crp/Fnr family transcriptional regulator has translation MSLYKPLHNQHSKITQNIFTRRSFLPEQNNSLWKIETGFVRTFTYLEDGTTVALGLWGSGDIVGKVLSRLEPYQMECLTKVEATILPLDVWDQRTETLLAHIQQAEELMVIRSYKKVDTMLIKLLAWLSQKFGSEVDQGRLIDMRLTHEDLAEMLGSTRVTVTRILGQFEQEGLIERLSLHRIILKEEDIWYYEI, from the coding sequence TAAAATTACTCAGAATATTTTTACACGGCGCTCATTCTTACCAGAACAGAATAATAGTCTCTGGAAAATTGAAACAGGTTTTGTCCGCACTTTCACTTATCTAGAGGATGGTACAACCGTCGCTTTAGGACTGTGGGGTTCGGGAGATATTGTCGGTAAAGTTTTATCCAGGTTAGAGCCATATCAAATGGAGTGTCTGACTAAAGTAGAGGCGACAATCTTACCTCTAGATGTGTGGGATCAACGTACAGAAACTTTGCTAGCACACATCCAACAGGCTGAAGAATTGATGGTGATTCGTAGCTATAAAAAAGTAGATACTATGCTGATCAAGTTATTGGCATGGTTATCTCAAAAATTTGGCTCAGAAGTTGACCAAGGACGTTTAATCGATATGCGTCTGACTCATGAAGACCTGGCAGAAATGCTTGGTTCCACGCGAGTGACCGTCACTCGCATCCTGGGGCAATTTGAGCAAGAAGGCTTAATTGAGCGTCTTTCTTTGCATAGAATTATACTGAAAGAAGAAGATATTTGGTACTATGAAATTTAG
- a CDS encoding sterol desaturase family protein, with translation MLEAIAVAWLLLFFGDFLSTFVYHVPEHVFGSLHLKTHHTWKKDFRHYAILTLNPQVLLDGILGALPYVLMAIVLWSFSPIGVIAGLLLGQFHVWWRHVSVLDWQTPKPINVLCQFLFITTPERHWLHHQKTNQGFGDIFTFFEQPSLVWLRWLRLLRIHFRYSRI, from the coding sequence ATGCTTGAGGCTATCGCTGTTGCTTGGCTATTACTGTTTTTTGGCGATTTCCTTTCAACCTTCGTTTACCACGTACCTGAACATGTTTTTGGTAGCCTCCACCTAAAAACGCACCACACCTGGAAAAAAGACTTCCGCCACTACGCCATTTTGACCTTAAATCCCCAAGTTCTATTAGATGGTATTTTGGGTGCCTTGCCTTATGTGCTAATGGCAATAGTTCTGTGGTCTTTTTCTCCCATCGGCGTCATCGCCGGACTACTTTTGGGTCAGTTTCATGTATGGTGGCGACACGTCAGTGTTTTGGATTGGCAAACTCCAAAGCCTATAAATGTTTTGTGTCAATTTTTATTCATTACAACTCCTGAAAGACATTGGCTACACCACCAAAAAACTAATCAGGGTTTTGGCGATATTTTCACATTCTTTGAACAACCGTCACTAGTCTGGTTACGCTGGCTACGCCTGCTCAGGATTCATTTCCGGTACTCTCGCATCTAG